In Xenopus tropicalis strain Nigerian chromosome 5, UCB_Xtro_10.0, whole genome shotgun sequence, one genomic interval encodes:
- the rwdd1 gene encoding RWD domain-containing protein 1, whose protein sequence is MTDYAEEQRNELEALESIYADSFTVLSTTPTSFSITVTSEAGENEENVQVTIKFSYVESYPDEAPVYEIVSQENLECTDTSSLLSLLKDQAQENLGMVMIFTLVSAVQDKLNEIVDQIKTRKEEEKVRKEKEAEEAEKVRFHGTPVTIENFLSWKAKFDAEVCEMKKKRQKEEEQSGKNKLTGKQLFETDHNLDTSDIKFLEEAGNSVEVDESLFQELDDLELDDDDDPDYNPIDLESD, encoded by the exons TGTTATCCACAACTCCTACAAGTTTTTCCATCACAGTAACATCAGAAGCAGGAGAAAATGAGGAAA ATGTGCAAGTAACCATTAAATTCAGCTATGTGGAGTCCTACCCAGATGAAGCCCCTGTCTATGAAATAGTCTCTCAAGAAAACCTTGAATGTACAGATACATCCAGTTTACTATCCTTGCTGAAAGATCAG GCTCAGGAAAATCTTGGTATGGTTATGATCTTTACTTTAGTATCTGCAGTTCAGGataaattaaatgaaattgtAGACCAAATCAAAACCAGAAAAGAGGAGGAGAAAGTGAGGAAagaaaaagaggcagaagaagcagaaaaG GTGCGCTTTCATGGTACTCCAGTCACAATTGAAAACTTTCTAAGCTGGAAAGCCAAATTTGATGCAGAGGTGTgcgaaatgaaaaagaaaaggcaaaaggAAGAAGAGCAATCAGGAAAAAATAAACTTACTG GAAAGCAGCTGTTTGAAACAGATCACAATCTGGATACATCAGATATCAAGTTTCTGGAAGAAG CCGGGAATAGTGTTGAAGTGGATGAATCGTTATTCCAGGAACTGGATGATTTAGAgctggatgatgatgatgacccAGATTATAATCCAATCGATTTAGAAAGTGACTAA